In candidate division KSB1 bacterium, the following are encoded in one genomic region:
- a CDS encoding T9SS type A sorting domain-containing protein, which produces MWNQQCRSLRIYDLSGREVLILVDEDHDPGQYDVVFDADRFASGLYFYKIQMGDFKTTKKMVLLK; this is translated from the coding sequence ATTTGGAATCAACAATGCCGATCCCTCCGTATCTATGATTTATCCGGCCGCGAAGTTCTGATCCTTGTGGACGAGGATCATGATCCGGGCCAATACGATGTGGTGTTCGATGCCGATAGATTTGCTTCGGGACTTTACTTCTACAAAATTCAAATGGGTGATTTTAAGACTACGAAGAAGATGGTTCTTTTGAAGTGA